The Streptomyces tendae genome has a window encoding:
- the femX gene encoding peptidoglycan bridge formation glycyltransferase FemX, producing MSLTLRTISREQHLAYIQSLPSASHMQVPAWADVKAEWRAENLGWFDDRTGEMVGAGLVLYRQLPKIKRYLAYLPEGPVINWFAPNLQEWIEPMLAHLKQQGAFSVKMGPPVIIRRWEAATIKRGIQDQDVKRLRDLEADFIEPRAFEVADKLRRMGWQQGEDGGAGFGDVQPRYVYQVPLANRSLEEVHKNFNQLWRRNIKKAEKAGVEVVQGGYEDLAEWQRLYEITAVRDHFRPRPLSYFQRMWTALNTEDPNRMRLYFARHNGVNLSAATMLIVGGHVWYSYGASDNIGREVRPSNAMQWRMLRDAYALGATVYDLRGISDSLDETDHLFGLIQFKVGTGGQAAEYLGEWDFPLNKLLHKALDMYMSRR from the coding sequence ATGAGCCTGACCCTGAGGACCATCAGTCGCGAGCAGCATCTGGCGTACATCCAGAGCCTGCCGTCGGCGAGCCACATGCAGGTCCCGGCCTGGGCAGACGTCAAGGCGGAATGGCGCGCTGAGAACCTCGGTTGGTTCGACGACCGCACCGGCGAGATGGTCGGTGCCGGTCTGGTCCTCTACCGTCAGCTGCCCAAGATCAAGCGCTATCTCGCCTACCTGCCCGAGGGCCCGGTCATCAACTGGTTCGCGCCGAATCTGCAGGAGTGGATCGAGCCGATGCTCGCCCACCTGAAGCAGCAGGGCGCCTTCTCCGTGAAGATGGGCCCGCCGGTGATCATCCGGCGCTGGGAGGCCGCCACCATCAAGCGCGGCATCCAGGACCAGGACGTCAAGCGTCTGCGTGATCTGGAGGCCGACTTCATCGAGCCCCGCGCCTTCGAGGTCGCGGACAAGCTGCGCCGTATGGGATGGCAGCAGGGTGAGGACGGCGGCGCCGGCTTCGGCGACGTCCAGCCGCGCTACGTCTACCAGGTGCCGCTGGCCAACCGCTCGCTGGAAGAGGTCCACAAGAACTTCAACCAGCTGTGGCGCCGCAACATCAAGAAGGCGGAGAAGGCCGGCGTCGAGGTCGTCCAGGGCGGTTACGAGGACCTGGCCGAGTGGCAGCGGCTGTACGAGATCACGGCCGTGCGCGACCACTTCCGGCCGCGCCCCCTGTCGTACTTCCAGCGCATGTGGACGGCCCTCAACACCGAGGACCCCAACCGCATGAGGCTGTACTTCGCCCGGCACAACGGCGTGAACCTGTCCGCGGCGACGATGCTGATCGTCGGCGGGCACGTCTGGTACTCCTACGGAGCCTCCGACAACATCGGCCGCGAGGTCCGGCCCTCGAACGCGATGCAGTGGCGGATGCTGCGCGACGCCTACGCGCTCGGCGCCACCGTGTACGACCTGCGCGGCATCTCCGACTCGCTGGACGAGACGGACCACCTCTTCGGTCTGATCCAGTTCAAGGTGGGCACCGGCGGCCAGGCGGCCGAGTACCTCGGCGAGTGGGACTTCCCGCTGAACAAACTGCTCCACAAGGCACTCGACATGTACATGTCGCGCCGCTGA
- a CDS encoding alanine racemase, which yields MALTLYVDTARWRAHHKHVQEQFPGLVPVCKGNGYGFGHERLAEEATRMGSDVLAVGTTYEAARIKDWFGGDLLVLTPYRRGEEPVPLPDRVIRSVSSVDGVYGLVGARVVIEVMSSMKRHGISEQDLPQLHAAIENVRLEGFAIHLPLDRTDGSDAVEEVIGWMDRLRAARLPLHTMFVSHLKADELARLQQQFPQTRFRARIGTRLWLGDHEATEYRGAVLDVTRVTKGDRFGYRQQKAASDGYLVVVAGGTSHGVGLEAPKALHGVMPRAKGVARAGLATVNRNLSPFVWGGKQRWFAEPPHMQVSILFVPADAPEPRVGEELVAHLRHTTTQFDRLVDR from the coding sequence ATGGCGCTCACGCTCTACGTCGACACCGCGCGCTGGCGGGCGCATCACAAGCACGTGCAGGAGCAGTTCCCGGGACTGGTCCCCGTCTGCAAGGGCAACGGCTACGGCTTCGGCCACGAGCGGCTCGCCGAGGAGGCCACTCGGATGGGCTCGGACGTCCTGGCCGTCGGCACGACGTACGAGGCCGCCCGGATCAAGGACTGGTTCGGCGGTGACCTGCTGGTGCTGACGCCGTACCGCCGCGGCGAGGAGCCGGTGCCGCTGCCCGACCGGGTGATCCGCTCGGTGTCGTCGGTGGACGGCGTGTACGGCCTGGTCGGTGCGCGCGTCGTCATCGAGGTCATGTCGTCGATGAAGCGGCACGGCATCAGCGAGCAGGACCTGCCCCAGCTGCACGCCGCGATAGAGAACGTCCGGCTGGAGGGTTTCGCCATCCACCTCCCGCTGGACCGCACCGACGGCTCCGACGCCGTCGAGGAGGTCATCGGCTGGATGGACCGCCTGCGGGCGGCCCGCCTGCCGCTGCACACGATGTTCGTGAGCCACCTCAAGGCCGACGAGCTCGCGCGTCTTCAGCAGCAGTTCCCGCAGACCCGTTTCCGCGCACGGATCGGTACCCGGCTCTGGCTGGGGGACCACGAGGCCACCGAGTACCGGGGCGCGGTTCTGGACGTCACGCGCGTCACCAAGGGGGACCGGTTCGGTTACCGCCAGCAGAAGGCCGCCTCCGACGGCTACCTGGTGGTCGTGGCGGGCGGAACGTCCCACGGGGTCGGGCTGGAGGCCCCCAAGGCCCTGCACGGCGTCATGCCGCGCGCCAAGGGCGTGGCCCGCGCGGGCCTCGCCACGGTCAACCGGAACCTGTCGCCGTTCGTGTGGGGCGGTAAGCAGCGCTGGTTCGCCGAGCCGCCGCACATGCAGGTGTCCATCCTGTTCGTGCCGGCCGACGCGCCGGAGCCCAGGGTCGGCGAGGAGCTGGTGGCCCATCTGCGGCACACCACCACGCAGTTCGACCGGCTCGTCGACCGCTGA